One window from the genome of Oryza glaberrima chromosome 3, OglaRS2, whole genome shotgun sequence encodes:
- the LOC127767870 gene encoding DNA topoisomerase 3-alpha isoform X2, whose protein sequence is MHHGGGGGAIRVLNVAEKPSVAKSVAEILSRPSGGMRSREGRSRYNRVFEFDYSIGGRACHMLVTSVTGHLMELEFDDRFRRWHSCDPADLFHAPVRKSVPQDKQDIKRTLEEEARKCANSRLNIWRARFSALIDREIHEAVQHLDRPNKLFADAVDARQEIDLRIGASFTRFQTMLLKDAFVLDDTGDDRNIILSYGPCQFPTLGFIVERFWEIQAHEPEEFWTINCSHTSDEGTASFGWIRGHLFDYSSAVVIYEMCVEEPMATVQNVRNQEKLKYPPYPLSTIELQKRASRYFRMSSEHTMKVAEELYQAGFISYPRTETDNFSPNTDLHSIVHEQVAHPNWGTYAQRLLDPEARLWRNPSNGGHDDKAHPPIHPTKFSAGETNWTDNHKKLYELVVRHFLACCSQPAVGAETTVEIDIASEQFNASGRVVLAKNYLDVYRFDSWGGTLLPTYIIGQQFVPTTLTLDSGMTRPPPLLAEADLLGCMDKAGIGTDATMHDHIKKLLDRCYATKDANTRFSPTNLGEALVMGYDEMGYELWKPYLRSMMEADMKSVSIGTKSKSEVLENCLQQMKACFLDARANKVKLFDAMGTFFARSSRPVNETQNSIETVRPCAACNESEMFLKQRPTGEFMVGCRGFPQCRNVVWLPRSLSGAAVTDQVCPTCAPGPVYKIQFKFRRRDIPPNFDVDHLGCIGGCDDILKELMELSRFGSHSQTATPARNQSQTASGVRQGSSRQDLHTSFHPAVQFTNGQTPVVNSQGFRSTHTQSSGNASGQVQCTSCREPCVLRTANTEANRGRKFYKCQNLACGFFAWEDDVENSAPRGRGGRGRGGRSGSRQSSASASAGRRGGTQGRGRRGRGRNADGMMFVAATGEPVYGSCFICGDPTHFANVCPNLGR, encoded by the exons atgcaccacggcggcggcggcggcgcgatccGCGTGCTGAATGTGGCGGAGAAGCCGTCGGTGGCGAAGTCCGTCGCGGAGATCCTGTCGCGGCCGTCGGGCGGGATGCGGTCGCGGGAGGGGCGGTCACGGTACAACCGCGTCTTCGAGTTCGATTACTCCATCGGCGGCCGCGCCTGCCACATGCTCGTCACCTCCGTCACGGGGCACCTCATGGAGCTCGAGTTCGACGACCGGTTCCGCCGCTGGCACTCGTGCGACCCCGCTGATCTCTTCCACGCCCCCGTTCGCAAGTCCGTACCCCAG gATAAGCAAGACATAAAAAGAACATTGGAAGAGGAAGCCAGGAAGT GTGCCAACAGCCGCCTCAACATTTGGAGAGCTCGTTTCTCAGCTTTGATTGACAG GGAAATCCATGAAGCTGTGCAACATCTTGACAGACCCAACAAGCTCTTTGCTGATGCTGTTGATGCAAGACAG GAAATTGACCTTCGCATCGGTGCCTCCTTCACAAGGTTCCAGACAATGCTGCTGAAAGATGCATTTGTTCTTGATGACACTGGTGATGATAGGAATATAATTCTGAGTTATGGTCCTTGCCAG TTTCCAACCCTAGGATTTATTGTTGAGCGTTTCTGGGAGATTCAAGCTCATGAACCTGAAGAGTTCTGGACAATAAATTGTTCCCACACTTCAGATGAAGGCACTGCATCTTTTGGTTGGAT ACGTGGTCATTTGTTTGATTACTCATCTGCTGTTGTGATCTATGAAATGTGTGTTGAAGAACCAATGGCGACA GTGCAAAATGTAAGGAATCAAGAGAAACTAAAATACCCCCCATATCCACTAAGTACCATAGAGCTTCAGAAACGTGCCTCTAGGTACTTCAGAATGAGTTCCGAGCACACAATGAAG GTGGCTGAGGAACTTTATCAAGCTGGATTTATTAGTTATCCCAGGACAGAGACTGATAACTTCTCTCCAAACACTGACCTACAT TCCATCGTACATGAACAAGTGGCTCATCCAAATTGGGGAACATATGCTCAGCGTCTTTTGGATCCTGAAGCAAGACTTTGGAGAAACCCCAGCAATGGTGGTCACGATGACAAGGCACATCCTCCTATTCATCCAACAAAATTTTCAGCTGGGGAAACAAATTGGACTGATAATCACAAA AAATTGTATGAGCTTGTTGTTCGCCATTTCCTTGCTTGTTGCTCCCAACCTGCAGTTGGAGCTGAAACAACTGTGGAAATTGACATTGCTAGTGAACAGTTCAATGCATCAGGGCGCGTTGTTCTTGCT aaaaattatttgGACGTATATCGGTTTGACTCATGGGGCGGTACATTACTTCCGACATACATCATTGGACAACAG TTTGTTCCAACAACTTTAACGCTTGATTCTGGAATGACTCGCCCACCTCCTCTGCTTGCTGAAGCTGACCTCCTTGGTTGTATGGATAAA GCAGGAATTGGCACTGATGCAACGATGCATGATCACATAAAAAAGTTACTTGACCGTTGTTATGCAACCAAAGATGCAAATACACGGTTCTCCCCAACAAATCTA GGCGAGGCATTGGTGATGGGTTACGATGAAATGGG GTATGAGCTTTGGAAACCTTATTTAAGATCAATGATGGAAGCTGATATGAAATCAGTTAGCATTGGTACAAAGAGTAAATCAGAAGTACTTGAGAATTGTTTGCAGCAAATGAAGGCTTGTTTTCTTGAT GCAAGGGCAAACAAGGTGAAACTCTTTGATGCAATGGGAACATTCTTTGCAAG GTCAAGTAGACCGGTCAATGAGACACAGAACTCCATAGAAACTGTGAGACCATGTGCTGCATGCAATGAATCTGAAATGTTTCTGAAGCAAAGGCCG ACTGGCGAATTTATGGTTGGGTGTCGGGGCTTCCCTCAA TGTAGAAATGTAGTTTGGCTCCCACGATCTCTTTCAGGGGCTGCTGTGACTGATCAAGTTTGTCCTACCTGTGCTCCAG GTCCGGTTTATAAGATTCAATTTAAGTTTCGGCGAAGGGATATTCCACCAAATTTTGATGTCGATCACCTCG GTTGTATTGGTGGATGTGATGACATACTCAAAGAGCTCATGGAATTAAGTAGATTTGGAAGTCATAGCCAGACTGCAACACCAG CAAGAAATCAGAGCCAGACTGCAAGTGGTGTAAGGCAGGGGTCTTCAAGGCAAGATTTACATACTAGCTTTCATCCAGCCGTGCAATTTACTAACGGACAAACACCTGTTGTGAATTCTCAAGGTTTTCGTTCAACCCATACCCAAAGCTCAGGAAATGCATCAG GTCAAGTACAGTGCACATCATGTCGAGAACCCTGCGTATTGCGAACTGCTAATACAGAGGCTAACAGGGGGAGGAAGTTCTATAAATGCCAGAATCTTGCATGCGGCTTTTTCGC
- the LOC127767870 gene encoding DNA topoisomerase 3-alpha isoform X1, whose protein sequence is MHHGGGGGAIRVLNVAEKPSVAKSVAEILSRPSGGMRSREGRSRYNRVFEFDYSIGGRACHMLVTSVTGHLMELEFDDRFRRWHSCDPADLFHAPVRKSVPQDKQDIKRTLEEEARKCQWLVLWLDCDREGENIAYEVIDICAGANSRLNIWRARFSALIDREIHEAVQHLDRPNKLFADAVDARQEIDLRIGASFTRFQTMLLKDAFVLDDTGDDRNIILSYGPCQFPTLGFIVERFWEIQAHEPEEFWTINCSHTSDEGTASFGWIRGHLFDYSSAVVIYEMCVEEPMATVQNVRNQEKLKYPPYPLSTIELQKRASRYFRMSSEHTMKVAEELYQAGFISYPRTETDNFSPNTDLHSIVHEQVAHPNWGTYAQRLLDPEARLWRNPSNGGHDDKAHPPIHPTKFSAGETNWTDNHKKLYELVVRHFLACCSQPAVGAETTVEIDIASEQFNASGRVVLAKNYLDVYRFDSWGGTLLPTYIIGQQFVPTTLTLDSGMTRPPPLLAEADLLGCMDKAGIGTDATMHDHIKKLLDRCYATKDANTRFSPTNLGEALVMGYDEMGYELWKPYLRSMMEADMKSVSIGTKSKSEVLENCLQQMKACFLDARANKVKLFDAMGTFFARSSRPVNETQNSIETVRPCAACNESEMFLKQRPTGEFMVGCRGFPQCRNVVWLPRSLSGAAVTDQVCPTCAPGPVYKIQFKFRRRDIPPNFDVDHLGCIGGCDDILKELMELSRFGSHSQTATPARNQSQTASGVRQGSSRQDLHTSFHPAVQFTNGQTPVVNSQGFRSTHTQSSGNASGQVQCTSCREPCVLRTANTEANRGRKFYKCQNLACGFFAWEDDVENSAPRGRGGRGRGGRSGSRQSSASASAGRRGGTQGRGRRGRGRNADGMMFVAATGEPVYGSCFICGDPTHFANVCPNLGR, encoded by the exons atgcaccacggcggcggcggcggcgcgatccGCGTGCTGAATGTGGCGGAGAAGCCGTCGGTGGCGAAGTCCGTCGCGGAGATCCTGTCGCGGCCGTCGGGCGGGATGCGGTCGCGGGAGGGGCGGTCACGGTACAACCGCGTCTTCGAGTTCGATTACTCCATCGGCGGCCGCGCCTGCCACATGCTCGTCACCTCCGTCACGGGGCACCTCATGGAGCTCGAGTTCGACGACCGGTTCCGCCGCTGGCACTCGTGCGACCCCGCTGATCTCTTCCACGCCCCCGTTCGCAAGTCCGTACCCCAG gATAAGCAAGACATAAAAAGAACATTGGAAGAGGAAGCCAGGAAGTGTCAGTGGCTTGTGCTTTGGCTTGATTGTGATAGAGAGGGTGAGAATATCGCATATGAAGTGATTGATATATGCGCAGGTGCCAACAGCCGCCTCAACATTTGGAGAGCTCGTTTCTCAGCTTTGATTGACAG GGAAATCCATGAAGCTGTGCAACATCTTGACAGACCCAACAAGCTCTTTGCTGATGCTGTTGATGCAAGACAG GAAATTGACCTTCGCATCGGTGCCTCCTTCACAAGGTTCCAGACAATGCTGCTGAAAGATGCATTTGTTCTTGATGACACTGGTGATGATAGGAATATAATTCTGAGTTATGGTCCTTGCCAG TTTCCAACCCTAGGATTTATTGTTGAGCGTTTCTGGGAGATTCAAGCTCATGAACCTGAAGAGTTCTGGACAATAAATTGTTCCCACACTTCAGATGAAGGCACTGCATCTTTTGGTTGGAT ACGTGGTCATTTGTTTGATTACTCATCTGCTGTTGTGATCTATGAAATGTGTGTTGAAGAACCAATGGCGACA GTGCAAAATGTAAGGAATCAAGAGAAACTAAAATACCCCCCATATCCACTAAGTACCATAGAGCTTCAGAAACGTGCCTCTAGGTACTTCAGAATGAGTTCCGAGCACACAATGAAG GTGGCTGAGGAACTTTATCAAGCTGGATTTATTAGTTATCCCAGGACAGAGACTGATAACTTCTCTCCAAACACTGACCTACAT TCCATCGTACATGAACAAGTGGCTCATCCAAATTGGGGAACATATGCTCAGCGTCTTTTGGATCCTGAAGCAAGACTTTGGAGAAACCCCAGCAATGGTGGTCACGATGACAAGGCACATCCTCCTATTCATCCAACAAAATTTTCAGCTGGGGAAACAAATTGGACTGATAATCACAAA AAATTGTATGAGCTTGTTGTTCGCCATTTCCTTGCTTGTTGCTCCCAACCTGCAGTTGGAGCTGAAACAACTGTGGAAATTGACATTGCTAGTGAACAGTTCAATGCATCAGGGCGCGTTGTTCTTGCT aaaaattatttgGACGTATATCGGTTTGACTCATGGGGCGGTACATTACTTCCGACATACATCATTGGACAACAG TTTGTTCCAACAACTTTAACGCTTGATTCTGGAATGACTCGCCCACCTCCTCTGCTTGCTGAAGCTGACCTCCTTGGTTGTATGGATAAA GCAGGAATTGGCACTGATGCAACGATGCATGATCACATAAAAAAGTTACTTGACCGTTGTTATGCAACCAAAGATGCAAATACACGGTTCTCCCCAACAAATCTA GGCGAGGCATTGGTGATGGGTTACGATGAAATGGG GTATGAGCTTTGGAAACCTTATTTAAGATCAATGATGGAAGCTGATATGAAATCAGTTAGCATTGGTACAAAGAGTAAATCAGAAGTACTTGAGAATTGTTTGCAGCAAATGAAGGCTTGTTTTCTTGAT GCAAGGGCAAACAAGGTGAAACTCTTTGATGCAATGGGAACATTCTTTGCAAG GTCAAGTAGACCGGTCAATGAGACACAGAACTCCATAGAAACTGTGAGACCATGTGCTGCATGCAATGAATCTGAAATGTTTCTGAAGCAAAGGCCG ACTGGCGAATTTATGGTTGGGTGTCGGGGCTTCCCTCAA TGTAGAAATGTAGTTTGGCTCCCACGATCTCTTTCAGGGGCTGCTGTGACTGATCAAGTTTGTCCTACCTGTGCTCCAG GTCCGGTTTATAAGATTCAATTTAAGTTTCGGCGAAGGGATATTCCACCAAATTTTGATGTCGATCACCTCG GTTGTATTGGTGGATGTGATGACATACTCAAAGAGCTCATGGAATTAAGTAGATTTGGAAGTCATAGCCAGACTGCAACACCAG CAAGAAATCAGAGCCAGACTGCAAGTGGTGTAAGGCAGGGGTCTTCAAGGCAAGATTTACATACTAGCTTTCATCCAGCCGTGCAATTTACTAACGGACAAACACCTGTTGTGAATTCTCAAGGTTTTCGTTCAACCCATACCCAAAGCTCAGGAAATGCATCAG GTCAAGTACAGTGCACATCATGTCGAGAACCCTGCGTATTGCGAACTGCTAATACAGAGGCTAACAGGGGGAGGAAGTTCTATAAATGCCAGAATCTTGCATGCGGCTTTTTCGC